From Chryseobacterium camelliae:
TCAGATCCATATGGAAAAGGATGGATCATCAAAGTTGAATTAGCTGATGGTGCAGATCAGTCCGAATTGCTTTCTGCTGAAGAATACCAGGAAGTCATTGGATAAGATTTCAAACATATTCATTAAGATTTTGCCCATTTATTGGGCATTTCTTACTTTTATGCTCCTGAAGCCGGGAGAGGAAAACCATGAGTACTGGTTTATGTTCAATGGCATCGATAAGGTACTGCATCTTAGTATTTTTGCAGCTTTGGGTTTTTGTTTCATATCAGCCTTTCCTAAAATCAGGTTCTCATACTTCATTCAGATCATTCTCATCTATGCTTTCCTCACCGAAATCCTGCAGGAAGAGATGGGACTGGGCAGATCCATGGAAACACTTGATGTGGTGGCAGATGCCATAGGCTGTCTGATAGGGTATACCGTTTATAAAATCCTGATCAAACGTTTCTTTTGATTACAGACAGGTTCTATTTTATTCTACTTTTTCCTTGTAGCTTTTTTCCTGGTTTGAGCTAATAAACATGATTGAT
This genomic window contains:
- a CDS encoding VanZ family protein — protein: MPIYWAFLTFMLLKPGEENHEYWFMFNGIDKVLHLSIFAALGFCFISAFPKIRFSYFIQIILIYAFLTEILQEEMGLGRSMETLDVVADAIGCLIGYTVYKILIKRFF